AGGGAGGTGAGAAAGGGCATTAACGctagaagaataaggaaaagaaggaaggaaagaagaaaggaatggaaaaaaagaaggaaaggaaggagggaaaggagaaagaagggaggaaaaagggagagaaggaagaaaggaaggaaagaaataaagaaaagaagataatgcTTAAGTTGCATCTTTATAGAGAAGCAAGATTTGACAAGatagaagtgaagagaaaaagcattttagGCATGGAGCATGAAAACAGGAGATGGAGTACCCtgtgaaaggaaaagagaaaagaccaGTCTGACTGGATTTTATCAAGTGGGAGGAAGAATAATGTGCAATGAAGCTTGAAAGATTGATTGGATTGTGAAGGACtctaaaaaccaaacaaaagcatttatattttatcctagaggcaataggaagacactggagtttactgaaggGAAGAGTGACATATTCAGATTTGAACCTTAAGAAAAATAGCTTTAAATAGCTGAGAAGGATAGATTggagaatggaagagaaaagaatcaaTTAGGAAGTgattgcaataatctaggcaagAAATGATGAGACTAAGGTGGTGGCTGtgtgaagagagacagagggccTGATTCTAGTGATTTTGTGAAAATATAAATGTCAAGATTTGACCCCTGATTGACTATGTgaaagggagaagtgaaagaTAATGCAGACTGAAAGCCTTTGAGACTTAGAAGGATATTGGTGTCTGTGAACAAaacagggaagttaggaagaggggataagtttgggaggaaagataatgagatcTGTTTAGGTTATATTGAATATGAAATGTTTTAGGGACTTCCAGTTAAAAATATCCAATAGGGAATTAGTGATGGGGAATTGAAACTCAGGGGAGAAATTAGTACTGGATATATaaatttgggagtcatctgcaaagagctGATAATTAAACCCTTGGTTGATGAAAAAATCCCTAGAGAGTAGAGAAAAAGTGGAGAGTCTAATTTAGATCTCAGCCTAGCATGAGTAACTAGAATAGGGTTTTCCCAATATCTGTGCATTATTAGCTACAAGTACTTTACTTTTGCCCTCAGAACAAAAGAATATGTACTATAAATTACTTTCCCTAATTCTATTTTgcatgtcatttttaaaaatgagtatatATGAAAGCTTACAGAACTAGCCCTAGCTAAGTGTAGAAGAACTCATCTGGCTATTGGATAATGAAGTTTTTTGGCCATAACAATTTGTCTATGGAATCAATGTAGTGGTAACTGTTTATACGGGTGTGTGGGCTACCCATGTCATTGAAATTATAGATCTTTGTTGCTCCCCTTAATCCCACCTCcagaagaatgtaagcttcttgagggcagatactgattggacttttttttttttctttgtatctccatccCCTAGCAAAATACTTGATACAACAGATGCTTtagaaattcttgttgaatttaaCTGAATGATAGTGGAAGCAATGTAGTATTGTTGATGAACTCAGGAAAAATGAGAgtacagagagaaaagagggcagaaggaagaaatttaattcttttggtcctccatttcctcctttatcaaagaaaggggttggaaatcagttccaatagagcagtaatgaattgaaccagttacacccagaactctgggagatgactatgaaccactacgtagaattcccaatccctctattttttatttccttcacaggataattatacactatttcaaagtcctattctttttgtacagcaaaataactgtatacatgtgtatacatatattgtatttcacttatgttttaacatgtttaacatatattggtcaacctgccatttgggggaggggtgggggaaaggaagggaaaaattggaataaagggttttgcaattgtcaatgctgaaaaattacccatgcatatatcttgtaaataaaaagctataataataataataataataataataaaaagggagtTGGGCAAAATGCATTCTCTAAATgaattctaagattctttccctCATGGAGATGTCCCTTTCTTCATGGAGATTGCAGTTATCATCTTTGCCTGATGTAATGATTCTATAATAAGATAAGTCTTAAGATCTGtctcctgagttctaatccattGATCTTGGTGTGTGGTATataagagaaacagaagattttCCCCACTCTCAGCTTGGATCCTGAGAGCATTCCACCAGTCCTTCAACCTATATTTAGTAAGTGGATTTCTCTGCTAGTCTAGATTAACTTTTCCTTACAGAGAGAGTGACTATAAGGCTTCAAGGATTCTTTTTTATCCCAAAGAATTGTCTTTAAATCTTCTTTTCTCAAGGAAAATCCTTGCTAATCTTTTCTCTGAACAGTCCTTTTTTGTAAACTAAAGATCAATAAACTTATCATTTCACTCCATGCCTTCCCCTCTCTCAAACTAGGGGAGAGAACCTCGAACATGAGGAGAAGGGGGGGTATCACAATCCAATTTGTATTTGGTTATCATGTTAGCATTTACTTAGTTTGTTTGGGACCAAGAGGCTCTGGGTACTTAATAGCAGATTAAGCAGTCAAACTCTGGATAAGAAGTTAAGACCCCATCAGCTCCTGCCCTACCATTTATGCCAACTGATTATTCTGTTTACTGAGTCTGGCAGTGGAATATGTGAAGGAGGGGAGATAGCCCACTCtggatgcatatatatatgagagTCCCCAGTGATTCTCGTCAGCTCAGAGTAGACCTCAGGAGGTAACAGTAGTTTCTACTGTTTGGCGAAGAAATCAACCATGATGAAGTGGCTAATCATTGCCCTTGTCTGCCTCCATTTTTCAGAGGCAGACAAGATAATCAAGTAAGTCTTGGGTATGGGGTTGGTGGTGGCTGCAGAAAACTAATGcataggaaagagaagggagcaGGCAGCCCAGTGTACTGGGAAGAGCCAGAGAAATTGGGTTTAAATTCTGGCTCTGTATACTACAGAGTAGTATGTATTACTTGTATTACCATATAGTATAACATGCAAGTCTATTAACCTTCcttgacctcaatttccttattataATAGTAATGGTgggtatttatatagtgcctttaAGGTTCACAATGTGCTTACAATATTTGTAAACtgtttagcccagtgcctggcacataatagggacTTATACTTATTACTGTCCTCCtcccttctacttcccttttaCATGTTAAATCATTTGCTCCTAATAACAACTCTAAgaagtaaatgttattattatccccattttacagattgagaaaactgaggcacagagaagttaagtagcttacccagggtcacatagtaaatatcagaagtaggatttgaaattagatctttccaactccaagctctttctttctatccactGAGACATCTATCTATCTTAGCTAAAAAATGAGTTAGATGTTTGGTAAAGGTATATAGTCAGAGCAACTGGATTTAGATCCTGTATCTTTCACTTATAAGTTAGATCACATTTTAATCAAAATGAGAGTATTAAACTAGAGGACCTCTGAAGTCCCTACTAGCTTCAAGTCTAAGATTCCATGGTcttaggaaggagggaggaataaCAGGAAAGATAAGTTACTCTATAATCAAATACATTTATAACACCAAAacttctgaaaggcaaagaagaaTCTCAAAGAAATTGGGATATGGGGGAAATGGCCAAAGCTAAAGGACTGACTCAGTGCTTCTATGCTCATTCTTGCCATTTCCATCCTTCAACTTAGAATTTTCAATTGCATAATAATTCAGTTAAAgctatcaagcatttattaagaacttactatgtatatgacagaagattttttttttaattaaatagttCCTACAGAAACATATTCTATGGGAATGgtggaaggaaacaaacattaattaagcatctactatgtgctaggcactatattaagtgctttagaaatattatctcttttgatcctcacaacaatactgggaggtagatgttattattgtaAGGAATAAGTAGTGGAGAGTTATATGTTTAGACAGGGATGCACATGTTTTGAGGACCTATCATTGTGTGGGGCTTTAAGGGAGACAGAATAGACATCTCCAACCTTTTagtctccctctcttctccaagAGAGACTTTAATTCCTGCCAGTAGGAGAAGCAGGAGGTTGGGGTTGGTTACCACTCTCCCATATgctctctttaattaaattcatatgttctctttaatattttcagttttaggGGATATGACTGGGTTCCATCTGTTTTTTGATTGTATTGTCATTTTGAAGAGAAGGTGGACCCCAAGCTGTCAGTCCAAGACTTGACCCCCAAAACcagttccacaatgaacacacatagagaatagaaaaaaaaatttcatttattcaaatcatagcaaaacagaaatcaaaagTTATGCATAGGACAATATATACCAGGCATATAGAGTGAAGGAACTCTCCCATTGGGAGTGAAATAACTCAGATCAACCAAGAGAGTTCTAACCTAATAGAAAACTCCCTAAATCTCTAGAGTAGCTGGGAATAGAGACATAATAGAGACTGCTTGCTCCTCTTTGCTTCTCAGCGTCTTTTCCTTCAGCAAATGGGATTGActccttccatcttctctctgAAGTTGGAAGCCAGAAACACCTGAATCAATTCATTTCTTAGAGAGTCTGGTGCTTCAAGAGTCCCAAATGGGACTGATCCTGGCATCCCAAATAGGAACTCAAAGAGGATTCTTCCTTGGAGAGTCCCAAAAGGAACTGGTAAAGATTAGAGATCTTATGACCATTTTAACCCCTCACTCAGGGTAGAGCATTCATCTTTACCAATAAAAGAGAATCTTCTAAATATGGGCTTTGGGACAGGGGGTTATATTGTTACTCCctttttgcagttgaggaaactgaggtggacaGAGGTTGCCCAAGGTCAAATAGCCAGTGCctgagaaagatttgaattcagatcttcccagTTTTTGGTCTTGTGTTTCTTCTGCTATGTCACTTAGCTGCTTGTGGGATAGAAGTGAGGTGGAAGAAAATAGAATCCacaggaaaaaaagcagaaaaaaaagaagtgaaaagaaaatatatacaaagtaagcgGAGCTAGGTAGAGTTGTGGTGGatatagagtgccaggcctgacgtcagaaagactcatctttgtgagttcaaatccagcctcagacacttagtaagtGTATGACCCCgaggcttcctcatctgtaaaatgagctggagaaggaaatggcaagtcactccaacatctttaccaagaaaaccccaaatgagattttgaagagtcagacatgatgaaAATTCTTGAACAACAATATACAAAGTTAATACAAAGGAACTTCAGAGTAGGGAAAGAGCATTTTATTATCTGAAGGACATTTTGGAAGATCCTCTGTAAAAGATAGTAGCTGAACTGAAAATCATAAGATCTCAGTGCTTGAAAAGATGGGTCTGAAAGAGACTGTTGCATAGACACAGCCAAAGGTAGGAGGAAATTATGCCTCTTGTTTCTGAGCTCTTGCTGACCTGGTCAATGGAGGCTTTGCTGCTGGATTGTGGGTGGGATTGGTTGAGTCGTGGAGGAAGAGATGACTGGGACGATTCTATTGATATTAATGCCCCATTTCCAGGGTCCCTTTGAAGAAATTCAAGTCCATGAAGCAAGTGATGAAAGAGAAGGGTGTGCTTCAAGACTTCTTGAAGAATCACAAGTGGGACCCTGCCTCCAAATACTTCAACCAGTTTGCTGTTGGTTATGAGCCCCTGGCCAATTATATGGATGTGAGTGaatatcttctctctttcttcaagCTCCAGGTTGACTTTCTGCTCTCCTGGGGCCCTTGGGATGCACAGCTCAGAGTGTGACAGTCAGCTATGATGAGCATTTCTTGGGGAGAGGCTCCTAGatggcagaaaaaaaagacattttccaCTCTCAGGAGACTCCCATTTTGATAGAGAGGGGCAAAGTCTTTGCCTGGAGGGACTTTATACTTTAATGAAGGTGATTGTACTGAGACTCAAGATAGGTCCTGCAATGTTATTGCATTGGCAGGTGACATGAAAATAGGTGGGAATAACTAAGGAATAAGTTGAATGACAATATCAGAAACCACAGAGATCTTGGCAAGCTAGAGTACTCTGCCAGATCAAATATGATGAAActgtatagaaataaatataaagtcttagacttggattaaaaaaaattcaatttatcaTTAAAGGTATCTAAAAGTGACTCCTCAGTCAATTTTCCCCTCATTGGAGTTCTTCAAGTCAAAACTAGATGACCATGTTTCAAGGactttgtagaaaatatttttcaggtaTAGGTTGGACTGAATGGTCTCTGAGTCCCTCCCATCCCTGCGTTTTGGGACTCTGTAGACTGTCAACTGATGAATAAGGCAAATTTAAAGGATAGAATGCAAATTGTGCCTACAGTTTAGCTTTGCTAGATGCTACAAGACTTTAGATAGGCAGGAGATGATCTGAGTACATAAGTCAACTAACgtttattaagtaattactatgtgtcaggcagaGGGCAGATCTCTGTAATATGTTGACCCAATCTTCCTCCCTAGATGTCTTACTATGGGGAGATCAGCATCGGAACCCCACCCCAGAACTTCCTGGTCCTCTTCGACACTGGCTCCTCTAACCTGTGGGTGCCCTCCATCTATTGCCAGAGCCAGGCCTGCAGTGAGTACCATAGGTggtgggggagagaagaaggaaggagatatAAGGAACTCAACTGAAAAAGATATGGTGCTTAGTGGGAAGGAACCAACCATAAGTTCTGGAGTTCAGAGGAAGGAGAACTCACCAAGTCAGAGAAGACTTCATGTGGGAGTCCACACTTGAGCTGGGTCCTGAAGGATGGCTAAGGATTTGGATCCTGGTAGTTATAGTGGGGACCTTAGAGGTTAAAAGGAAAAGAGGTGAAAGGCCATTCAAATATTCAGTTATTCTACTTAGGAAAGTGCAAACatgagagggaaaaaatctgTGTCAGTCTTCTTTATAGCCACTACATATGAGAGGGAATTCACATATTATTActcacattttatatatgtggaaactgaggttttTAAAGGTGATatatgactttcccagagtcatgtGGCTAATGAATAGCAGAGATAAAACTTTTGTCAGTTTTTCTAACACCAAGGATACTCTTTCCATTGCACTACAATGCAGAGAAGTGGGGAATGGAGTAGTGGGAACAGGACTTACTGGCATTTACTGACATTCTCTTTTTGTCTGAGCAGCAAACCATCCCCAATTCAACCCCAGCCAGTCTTCTACCTATTCCAGCAATGGACAGACCTTCTCTCTTCAGTATGGAACAGGGAGCCTTACTGGAGTCTTTGGCTATGACACTGTGACAGTGAGTAGttatgggggaagaggggaaaagggagtgAGATATGTGGGAGTCCAGCCAGAGGCAGCAAGctgatctctgaggttctcttCAGGTTTGTTGGGAGACTAGCCATAGAAGAGAGGAAGCTCTGTCCCCctggtttttcttccttttccttctgcaATGGGTTTAGTTTGGCTTCAGGAACCTTAAGCAGCATGAGGCATATGGGGAGGATGATCAAAGTTATGTATCATGCTGTCTTGTGGAAAAGGCTCTAAGTCTCTTTAGGTTCGCTTTCCTTTCTAATCCTTTCCCACCACAAAGCTATATCATAACAGAGGCTGATCCTCTCCTCACTTGCCTCAGTAAAGTGGGAAGACTAAGCTCATCTGTAGGCCTGAGAGAAAAGCTATTCTCCCTATGACCTTCTTTTGAGCTAGCCTGACCTGATGgacttctctctcactctccacCCCCCCCACAGATCCAGGGCATCCCCATCACCAACCAGGAGTTTGGCCTGAGCGAGACTGAACCTGGCACCAACTTTGTGTATGCCCAGTTCGATGGGATCCTGGGTCTGGCCTATCCTGCCATCAGTTCTGGTGGGGCCACCACTGTCATGCAGGGCTTCCTGCAAGAGAATCTGCTCAATGCCCCTGTTTTTGCCTTCTACCTTAGTGGGTAGGTGACTTGTTTGCCTCTTCTGCTCCCCAGCCACTTCCTGGGCTTTATCAGTATATACacgtatatgtgtatatctttaAGTGTataaaatcaaatacataatACTACAAAAGAAATTCATCATATTGAAAAATAGTGATTCTGTGAAGGGGGCCACACGGTTCACCAGACTTCCAAAGAAGTCTGTGATACACatacaaaaggttaagaacctgCTCTGtggctctttccttttctctcactccCAATAAGGAAATGGATGAATTAATTTgtacttattaaataccttcAATGAATGGGGAATGAAGATGGGGATGGgtcagggaggggagggatagCTAAGAGGtggtttctgctctcaaggacttACTGGGGATTAGCTGCTGTAGAGGGTAGCTCCTGGCACAGCCAGTGAGGGAGACAGTGAGGAGAATGACTGGATGATCTGGTGCCTGTTGGGGAACAGTAGGGCATGAATTGAATAGGAGGTTGGGACTAAATTGTGGAAGCTCTGGAAAGCCAGGAAGAAGTTTGCAATCacaattcttccctttttcctagtCTATATATGAGGGATATAGAGCCTATATAAGAATCAGGAGAGATTATAGAGAGCATTGTCCTTATCATCAGTATAGGACTAGAAAAGATCTTGGAGGTTGTCTAATCTGACCCcctttacagataaaggaaactagataggggaagaaaaggaacctgtgatttcattggtacagggaGTTTCCAGGTATGAAACTCTCTCTACCCACGAAACCTAATTTTTGtcattgttcaatcatgtctgactctttgtgaccccatttgggacttCCCTGGCAAAAATACTCTGGAGtggggttgccatttccttctctagctcattttacaaggaggaaactgaagaacaggaaaaagaacttgatcagggtcacatagctagtaagtgt
The Sminthopsis crassicaudata isolate SCR6 chromosome 4, ASM4859323v1, whole genome shotgun sequence genome window above contains:
- the PGC gene encoding gastricsin; this encodes MMKWLIIALVCLHFSEADKIIKVPLKKFKSMKQVMKEKGVLQDFLKNHKWDPASKYFNQFAVGYEPLANYMDMSYYGEISIGTPPQNFLVLFDTGSSNLWVPSIYCQSQACTNHPQFNPSQSSTYSSNGQTFSLQYGTGSLTGVFGYDTVTIQGIPITNQEFGLSETEPGTNFVYAQFDGILGLAYPAISSGGATTVMQGFLQENLLNAPVFAFYLSGNENSNNGGEVTFGGVDTNMFTGEIYWAPVTQEAYWQIAINGFSIGGQATGWCSEGCQAIVDTGTSLLTAPQQIFSELMQYIGAQQNENGAYVVSCSNIQSMPTITFNINGVNFPLPPSAYVLPSNSNYCEVGIMPTYLPSQNGQPLWILGDVFLRNYYSVYDLGNNRVGFANLA